The Lagopus muta isolate bLagMut1 chromosome 6, bLagMut1 primary, whole genome shotgun sequence sequence AATGCGTTGTGCACTGCTGGAGACAATTCTGTTGTGCTGCAACATGCTTTCAGTTAGAAGGCAGCGAACAAATAAGTGGCTATTGTCTTATTTCAGCTTAGAAGGCAGCGAACAAATAAGTGGCTATTGTCTTATTTCAGCTTAAGCTGCAATCCTTAAAAAATGTAAGTTGAAGACGTCTTAAAAATGTAtccttgtttttctgcattagGCTTGACGGAGTAATTTCTAGATGACATCAGATCTAGCTCAGTAATGCAGTCTCAAATACTTAACctaattcttctctgaaagagctgTAAGGTAGTTCCTTTAGAATGCTATGTTAACATGGTAACACATATGGCAAATGTAGCTTTAGATTCATCTGTTCCCTGTCCTTCAAAGGTTTTTTTAGCAGCCAAGTTTTCAGTGCCTTCAGTACAGCAGCTGATAAAAATGCTGAGCAGTGAAAATCTATTGctgatatattttcttcatagcGCATCCTTTCCTGGCTTGAAGAAAGAATACAGAAGAGTACAAGCAAGCTTCTTTCTACTGTCAAAATACTTGTTAATATaccattctttcttttttttttttctactactCAGTGAATTGTGGAGGTACTTTCACAGACTCCAGTGGAATCATCACCTCTCCAAACTACCCCAATAAATACCCCAAAAACCGGGCATGCTTCTGGGTCATCAGCTCTCCAGTAGGATATAAGGTAAAGAACTGATTCTTTCACTGTTTGCAGCGATGTTCCCTAATGGAatcaatttgttttgttttgtaacatAACAGCTGTAATGGCAGAGTGAAAATCTGAACACGTAAATTCAGACCTTATGCTGGCTCTTGGTATTTGAGGTGATCATCAAGAGAAAATCTTAACACCTGTATGTGAAACTTTTATGAGTTCGGCTTGTACTTTGCAGGCTTTGCTCATAATAATCCCTAGGTAAGAGCTCCCActagaaaactgaaatattgcacaggtgttgtttttgtgtttcttgagaaagaaatttaaagtGTACAAAATTGATCTTATCTCTTGCTTCTCCTTTCAGACTGAATGCTCATGAACTAAGCAAACAATTTGCTAATGATTTATATTACAATATAAGGCCAGGATGTAGGACgaatacagaatgaaaacaggGCCTGTACATAAAGGATTTAAACAATTAGCATTCGTTAAATACAAAAGCTAAGGGAACAGGATATAATTCAGAAACTGTACTTTTCTTGTGATTCCTTCAGGTATCTCTTAAAATGTTATTCTTTGAGCTGGAAGATAATGACAGATGCATCTATGACTATTTGCTCATACACGATGGAAGCCGACCTACATCACCAGCAGCTGGCCCTTACTGTGGGACAAAGAAGGTTGCAGACTTCACTTCCACTGCAAATTTTGTGCTGGTTGAATTTCACAGTGACACAGTTTGGGAGTTGGCCGGATTCAAGTTGAGCTATACATTTCATAGGTAACACTACACAGACGGGGACTAGAAAATGCAGGATGAAAGTATGAGACCAACTAGCCACTGCTTCTGAGGCTCTAAGCTTTTGTTATAGTAATTCCATTGCTGGTATTGCACGGCGAGATGcagtagaaaaacaaactaaGTAGATTCTCAGTTACCCATAGCAGTAGAAACCACCCATGAAAAATTCGGGATACGGCTATGGAGCAACTTGTATTCCAGAGCCTGTGTTCTGACAATTCCATGTAACCCTAATCTGCATTCCAGTATTCATACAGAAAAACCTTCAGACATTTGTTTATGCTTTGAAGCCTAGCCTGTTTATACAGTAGGTACAGGCATAGTGGTTAGCCTGGAAATGACCACTTCACATTGAAGATGCATGTTAACATTCCTGTGCAGCATTTCAACTCAAATAACTGCATTACTTTCATAACCAGAAACAGAGCAGGGAACAGAGTTGGCTGAAGAAACTTAATGGCAGGAACAGACagtgagagagaaggaaaggaaggaagtaCCTATTGCTACCACTTTGTAAGTAAGCCATGGCCTGAGTCAGGTATTGAAATCTTCCATTGGGATattactgtgtttgttttttgttttgttttgttttgctttcctcaaaaTGAGGCCTGAAAACATAACGGAAAGCTCTCTGAATAGAAATAGAGCCAATAACTTTGGAGAATATCGTATTAGGTGTGAAGTATCTTGACTTCAGAGCAGCATCTCCTATCTCTTATAAgtcagaagaagagaaaaaaatcactactCTGGACAGATAACAGTTTACTTTTACTTGGTATGTTAAGAGTTAAATGCCACCGCCAAGCTGGAATGGGATAAAATGTAATCAATTTTCTTGCAGCAACTATAtctttgtgaagaaaagcacataGCGAATGCCAGTTCGACCTCCCAGTGCCAGGAAGGCAGCTAAGAAAATCCTGAATTATggagatttctctttttccttttttaaagatctgtaatattttgcttttgaagcacTGGATAGTTTTTACCCTCAGAATAATATCTGATGTGCTGTGGGCATAAAGGTCTAGAGCCTGGCTGCACTGTGGTAGGAAACTGCATGTAAAGCTGACAACAAATACTTGTAGCTCTTATGAGCTGATCTGGCTATGCAAACTGTTGAGGAAATCAAGCAAGGAAGAGACACTTGGGTGGCTGTAGCATAAGCCTGGGACAGTACCTGTTTGGTACTATCTCCTTATGTTactaataaaatgcttttttcttactgtgtttctgcatggagaaatgcTGATATAGTAGAATACAGTATATTCTCCCTTTTCAGCATGGCAGGTAATTTGGATGCAGTACCTGAGGGCTGCACCTGTGCTATAGCTGGAAGGAACTAGTCTGCCAAAAACTGGTGCTGTTTTTAACAAGCTGCAACAGGCAAAACTCATCAAACATGGCTCTGGGTGCCTAAGTACTTTGGGTCTCATTCAGGATGGAAACTCCATGATCTTCCCTCCAAAGTTTTTAAAAGTATGATCCCATCATGAACTGAACTGCTGATCACAAAGAGCTAAGGAGAGCTAGAGGAACCCAACCTCAGAGACAGTAATGTTTTGCATggcatgtatgtatgtacaaaTGTATGTCTTCCAGTTCAACCTCATATCCTGCTGGATTTATGTTCTCTGTACAAACCGGGAATACAGATTGTGTGTGTTCATGGAAGAGGGGAGAAGGCAATTCTGATATCTTAACCTAAACATCAAACTGTACGAATGCTAATTCTCTCTGGGTCTGACTTTCAAGGAGGAACTAAAGTAATAATCCCCAGTGCAAACCTGCATGGATCCCTAGTTTAAATATGCAATGCTGACAGCTTTGATGGTAACTTCAGTactatttcagattttcttttcatggcCTAATGTGGGGCTCTACTATCAGGCTTCCTAGGTCCAGATTTTTAACATTCATAAATTCAAAAGAGAAGCATGAACAATTCATGAAACAGTAATTTACTGCATATAGGAATTCTAGTCTTGCAACTAGTCCCTAGGAATATAGTATTAAGTAGCAATCTCAGATGTGGGAATGTGGCATGAGCAGGGTGCTTTATTTGTAGGCAAGCCTTTCTTGCAGGCAAGTCATAAGCCCTAAGGGGCAGGCAGCCTGGCTATAAAAATTCCACTctcatttgttttgaaagtaTGAATTCAACAGTACTGATGTAGGCTGCATTCAGGAACGcgttttctgaaatacattattCATAAGTTCCCTCTTTCATAGGAAGGGCTTTTCTGTCTGAAGTCTAAGATTTCCACATTTCATCAGTTATGTTAGGAGTCCTTGTTAACTGCTTTCCTTAATGAACATTCAGATTTACAGGAGCTTCCACAAACGCTCCAGACTATCTGCCACTCCCTTCTGCAGATATCAAAAGCTTCAATGTTTCTCCAACTGTTTTTTGAATTCCTGCCAGCAGACTTCAGTTAATTTTGTCATTTTGCTGTAAATTTGCAGCCTGCCAAACAGGGAAACACAACATACAAAACATTCTTCTGATACTATCGTTCGTTTTCACCCACCATTAGCTGTGAATCTTAAATGGAGGATTTATACAATTCAGACACCTGCTACGAGCTTAGGTATGCTCAACTGCATAGCAGAAGAGGATGTGCATCTAAAAGACAATTATCAGCCCAGAATGGGCATTGCCCATGTGTAATAATGAGGTAGAGGCTTACTATTAACGTTCAGTTTCTGAGATACATGAATTAATATTCACCAAACAATAGACACCAGGGACATCATGGCCAAAGGTTTAGGATTCAAATATCAGCACTGATTTTGAGAGGTTCTAATCAAAGTTCATCACATACTACATACAGCTTATAAAACCAACACGTAAGgatttaatcttaaaaaaaatagagtaatAGCTGTAatgaatacatatatacacacatattcATGTGTATGTACAAACCTTATAACACAAGCAGTTGTTACATAATAGATCTGTGCTCAAATACAGCCATTTCCATCAGCCTGTGCATGTGGAAAAGATGAGAGGAGTGTTTGTGCCCAAGTATCCCAATCTTACCTGCTCTGGGACTGTCCTGGTTCCTATCTGGGAGGTGAGTCAGGGCCTTTGAGCAACAGGCTTTTCTAATCTGTAAAACCAGAACAGAGATTTGTCAATCACTTCTGTTGAGACAAAAGCAGCCTGAAATAAAGCTCTACAGAAATGCACCAAAAAAATCTAGTAGTCCtaggtttatttttgttgttaaagTGCATTTCCGTGCCATAAGTAACTGTGGTCAAGACAACATTCACTTGGACTTGGACTACATTTCACTTGGACTACAACACCAAGAAAACAAGACTAAGACTGAAAACATGGGTAGCTTTGGCACGCTGATAGTTCCTCGTCTGGACAAAAACTGAAACTCGGGTTCCAGATTCCAATTTGGTGatgctttgctgtttctgtcACACTGAACCCCAAGGACAAGCCTCTCAGCCTGGTGTGCTGCAAGCTGTGGAACGTGGCGTCGGCAGCTCTGTGCGGGACGGAGAATGTGCGACTCACTGTGCCACAGCTGAGCTCGGCACGGCACGCCATTAACCCGACTGCCTCCCGCGTTTCAAACGAAGCTCTCCTCACCCGCTCCCGTCGGGCCGCGCGCAGAAGCggaggggcggggccgggcctgCCGGCTGAACGCGGCGCTGCGGAGCGGGGGATGGCGGCGTCATGGAGGGTCGCTGCTACGGGTGCGCCTGCAAGTTCAGCCTCTTCAAGAAAGAGGCAAGTCCGGCCGAGGGGTCGGCGGGGCCGGGCCTCGGGGAGAGCCCAGGGCGTGCCGGGCCGCGCAGCCTCGGGTGCGTCCCGTCGCTGTGGCCCGGTGCGGGCCGCGTCGCGCCCCGCCGCTCGGGAGCTGACCCGCCCGCTTCGTGTCCCCGCAGTGCGGCTGCAGGAGCTGCGGGCGCGCCTTCTGCTCgggctgcctgagctgcagcGCCCCGGTGCCTCGCTGCGGGAGCGCTCCGCAGAAGGTGTGCAAGCAGTGCTACGGGAAGCTCACCGGGTAAGTGCGGGCGGGAAcgtttcctttttccctttgcacCTCCAAAGACGCCTAGAAAAAAACTCGGCCTTTTCCTACGTTACTTTTGCTGttgagttggttttttttgtttgtttttttgtttttttgtttttttttcccccttgtctGTTTAGTATCAGTAACTGTTAGGTTAGAGCAGGAGAAATTCTTCCCTGAGTGGGTAGCAGGTAGATAGTATGTGTTGGCTATGTTTTGTGGGCTGTGTGAGTTGGTGATTTTCACACAGTCGGCTTCCACAGTGGAAGACTTAGAAGTTGAAAGCGGTCCGATGAAGGTGTTGCCCACGTTTGCCTTTGCTTGTCCTTAGCACAGCACAGGTATTTGTAGCTGTGCCTTCTAAGAATGAATAAAGTATGCTAACTACCTTATATAAGCATAGCTTAGCAGCTTGACACAAACACAAGGAGGTAGGAAACAGTTACACAAGATTTACTGGTGATGTTCAAGTGTCCTAGAAGATTTCATCATGATACTGGTGATTACATAATTATTTCCATAATACAATTTAGCTTGTGCATTATATAATTCTGTGTTTGTTgctcctttcagggagctgtacTGTATGGAAGCTAATTACCTTGAGAATCCTACCTAACTGCGCTCTCTGCTTGCTGAACTGGGATGTGCAGGCTCTGGGAGGCCAAGGGCATTTCAGCTCCTCCTGGTGTCTGTATTAAATCAAACAAAGTTTgtccaaaagcaaaacaacaagaaCATAGGACTAGAAATGAAGTCACCTCCTGTCCAAGCAGCTGTATCATCTTAGTCACTTTCACAAGCTGATCACTCTATATTAATGGAGTTATGAAAGGACTGTACCAGGTGATCAATACACATGTATTCTGATTCATCTCGGGTTGAGAGAATAGATGTTTGAAGCATTGCTGGAGTCTTGAGTTCAGAGATAACAgtttttttatgtttcagaCAAGAGTCTCAAAGCACTTCGGCAAAATGGTCACCACCAGAAAACTACAAAAAGTGAGTTAAGCTTGCTGATCAGCTACCTGTTTCCGCTGTAGGGTAACCTTTCAGCCCTTCAGCTCTTTCCCCCTCTGTCCTTATAGAAACCAGCAAAAGAAGCAGGTTGTGATGTTTGCTTGTTCAGTATTAGATTAAGGATGGGCTTTTGCTTTGtaggtgtggttttttttggttattGTTTTGGACAGTAGAAGGAAACACTCTAATTTTGAATACACTCATGAACAGCAGCCTGTCTGTGTTGTTCTGTGACTGATTGTGGTTGGCTTGGAAACAAGCCTGGTGGTGGAACATTCCTTGTCTCCTCAGAAATGGTGCCACGCCTGCTGCACCATGGGAGTTACAGTTTTCCTTATTCATGGCAGTACCTCTGTACCGGTATGGGAGAGCCTGGTACAGGAATGAGAGACTTCTCTATACTGGTGTTCTTCAAATAGCTTGTGTTCATAGAGGATGTTTTTATATCTCAAGATTTAAGCctctgttttcagttgtttttttccatccttgACACAGGCGTGTAGCAGCGTTTGAGGCTAAGcaaaaacagctgaaaggaCAACAGAAGGCAGATGCAAAACTACTCATTCAAGATGGCTCCAAATACCGAGGGCTCTCCAAAGAGGACAGAGCTATTGCAGAAAGACTGGAGAAGCtcagggaggaaaggaagccCAGTGAGTTTTGGAGAGACCAGAAATTCCCTGGGAGGGGATGCTGCTACTTGAAAAACTatgggagggaaagggaagtACCAGGCATTCAGTATCAGCCTTCTTAGGAACTGAAGGCAGTGATGTGATCAGAGCTGTCCCAGTGGCTGGGTTCTGCAGTGGTTTTAGATTAATCTTCCCCTTGGGATTTCTCTTGAAATGGCTTCGCAATCCTGGGGCAGTATCTTACCTATGAAATCACttccttatttttcattgtttggcAGTAAAAGTCTGTGTTGGGCACAGTAGCTGCAGAATGAAAGGGGCCATCTTTTGGCCAAACCATTTTGCAGAAGTTTTCCTGTATGTCATTGTGCTGATCCACAGCAGTACCAGTCTCTGTGGGATTATTATTCTGAATCTGGCCTcacagagaacaaaaccagACTCCTGCCCCAGTCAGCAGCTCTCAGATTCCGGGACAGCCTTGGGGTGCCTAttggaaaataaacttttaaaaaatcttgtaTACAGTGTCTAAGAGGGAAAGGCACTGCAAGGTGGTTACCTGATTATGCAGGAGAGATTTCAGTCTGATGCCTAGGGATATGTTAAAGGATGCAACAGACTGTACTCCCTGAAGGACATGTGCTTCTCTGTCTGTCCCTAGTATCTGTAGTCAGCCAATTGCCAAATGAGGTTACACTAACACGGGTCTTAGAACTGGAAGAATAAACTCAGGAGGAGGCAGTGATTTGGGAGAAAAGGGTGACAGAGGAATTTCCTAGTTACTGCAGTATGACTATTCCTTTGAGTTAAGGACTTAGGGAGGTTTTTGCTCAGGTGTTTGGAGCATgattctggaaaaacaaaaacaacaaaataaaaccaattcAAAGCTATTTGTTTTCAATAACCCCTTCCTTGGATTATTCCGAATTGCAGAATCCATCCCTTCTCAGGCTGAGATCGAAGCCAGGCTGGCTGCACTGAAGGAGGATTACCACGGACCTATTCCATCTGCACAGGAAATGGAGGACCGGTTGGCTGTCCTGCAGGGGAGGGATCCCCCTTCCCAGGCTCCCAGACCAGTAAGCTCTCCACCTGTTTCACCAGCTCTGTATTCTAAGCTGGCACAACGTTAGCCTTTCTTTGTCCTTTAGCGTTTTTTGTTCAGGTGTCTCCCTTCAGAAATCTCCTTTTCCTGTTTACATTATTGCTGACCAGCATTGCTGGTCTTGTCACTGAGAAATTGTTTCTTCATGCTcctttttcagcagtgatgcaCATGCAGGTCTTACTATGGGCTTCACTGTAGAGAATGGCACTTTGTTTATATTAgaggcagtggcagagctgggtTTGGCATACAGCAGCATCAATTGCTGTATGTTCAGCCCTGCCTTGTTTAGATGATTGCATTAATGTTGGCTGCATTCAAAGAGACTGAGAATGAAACCTTGAAAGTCTTACACCATATACCTATAAGCTGAGTCTCCCAAATCAGTAGATGCATCTTTTTATACTGTTTCATCAGAGTATTATATGGTtactcactttttctttttctttttcttttttttaattgagtgTGCCACCTTCCTCACATTTGCTTTCTCCCATGTCCTTCTCGTTTCTTAGGTACACCAACCCCCTGATACCAGAAGTCTGTCACAGCAAACAGATGACCTGTTAACTCAGCTAGCTGAGGAAGTTTCTATTGATGAGCATGACAGTCCAGGAGTCCAGCCTCAAGGTATCTATTCTGGCTTCCAAAGATCTGTTTTTGTCTCTTAATGTGCCTGCTACAGTGAGAAAGGAATATATGCTGCCCTTCCTAACTTACAGGTGAACTAGGTGTCCGGTGTGTCCTTATGTCCCCCTTATGACACAAGATTGACAAAGAACAGCCACCCAATTCAATATTGGATCTCGCTGTCTTTGCTTGGGAAATGGTTCCATTTTGTTATTATCTTAGGGTTGTTCTGcttgttctgctctgtttctgtaaGCTGACACTTACCTAGGGAGAAGCTGTTGCTACTCCTAATACATCTGTGCTctggaaaacatcagaaatcTGGGATACTGTTgtcttcccagctgcagtgttttctctATAATCTTCCTGTAAAATGCAGATTGACTCGCCTTCTTCTCTTCACATAAAGTGTAGATCCTGTTGTGACATGCCTTCTCTTATTAATTAATGGAAAGCATCAAGGTGCTCACATGCTATTGCTTCAGTGGTGTTGGCTGTACCCAAGGAATACTGCAGCTGAGTTACCAGCATGTTCTGTAtgtctgttttcagctgttagTGGCCGAAACTTGAATGACCTGAGTCGGGAAAGTGAAGATTGTGTTTCCCATGCAAATCTGGACCCAAGACagctggaggaagagaagaataaacttttggcagaggctgctgctgagctgcgaGAAGAAAACACTAGGCAGGAAAAAATCTTACAGGTTGCTAAGAGATTGGCAGTACTCAGAGGCCAAGACCCAGAGAAAGGTGGGTATCAGAGAAGAATACAGTCCTAAGAGAGACTAGGTTCCTGTGTCAGAatagtttattttctgacagGCCTTTACCTATTTAATTCTTCTGTTCTGCAAGAAGCAGGCTGGGATTTTATTAACTGTAAAGTTGTAGAGGTTGGTTCATGATGAAATCAGCATGAAAGATTTTAGCTAAGACTAAGGCTGGAACTGTAAGCACAGGccttttatctttccctctttgTGATAGTGTGCTCTGAGATGTTGTCAAAGCAAAGCTctctttttatcttccttttccaACTTCAAAAACATACGGTAACGTGTTTTTTAAACCGTTCCCCTCTAAAGGGATATGTCTCTGCCAGAGTGCCTACACCAGCTCATACTACAAAGGATTGTCTCTGCAACATAAGTGATCACCAAGTATGAGGCAGATATGGGTCACAGTCTCTTGTCTCATATTCCTGCAGTTACACTGGAAACGTACAAATTCCCTGACAGCGACGAGGAATTGAATGAGGAGGAAGCCATTCAGAGAGTGCTGAAACAGGTCTGTGGCCTTGTTTACTTTCCTTACTTTCCTTTCAGTCTTGTTTACATTCCTTACTTTCCTTTCAGTCATTCCCAGTGTTTTTGTTACCTAGCGAGCATGCAAATAATGAGCTTCTGTTCCTGGGCAGTCTCATTCCTTCCCTCTCCTAGTGCTTTTCCAATACTAGCTCCTGTGCATCCGTTCAGCTATAGGAGGAGCATCTGCTGATAGATGCATTGTAAAGCATAGTGCATTAGCTGAGGTCTGGCCTCTGCTGTTGCACTGACTGTTCACAATGCACACGTAGTGTTCAGAGACAAACTCACACTTGTCCGAATAACACTACATAGATGTGTTCAGACCAATCATCTCCAATTACTGCATGGGGGGGGGGCAAgaagaagaagggagaaaggtTTGTCTAGAATGAGGCTCCCAAATGTATTCAAAACAAGTggctttttgcttctttattgTCAGCTTACAGAGGAAGCAGCCCTGGATGAAGCGAGTGGATTCAACATTCTTCCAGATCAGACCACTCAGCCAGGATTTTCACAACAGAACCTgcataaaaaaacaaagcaaggggTAAGTGAGCTGGTCAGGATCTCTTGGAATGATATACTCTGGGGTCCAAGGAGAGTACAGCTCTGCAAGAAAGGTTTGATGTATCCTATGGTCAGTTctgggaggggggaaaaaaagtaccCAGCTTCTCCAGAGCAGACAAGCTGAGAATTAGTGGCATCTGTAAGGCTGACaaatgctgagcacagctgagagtcatcttttttcttttaaaaagaattgcTCTCTGTAATCCTTTCAGGCTGGTTTTCTGCTGAATGAGAAAGTGTCCTCTAAATCTAGAAAAGTCAACTAGAATTGACCTAGCAAAGTGAATAGTACAGAATTTTTAACTTGCTAATAAAATTAGATCAAGAAAGCCATGGTCTAGTACCAGAGCCTGAACCAGGCTAAGTAGGAGGTCTGCCATTGCTTTCAGCATGTGCAGAACAGAATCTCTAGATAGTAATCAGTTGGCTGAGTACTCTTAAAACGTCAGAGGAAGGTATTGGTAACAAGATACTCTACATTCAGAATGGATACCAGCCTATTATGGAAATGTATACACCTTCTCTAATGTATATTATGAGAATTAAGTGGACGTGTGAGTCACAGGCACCTGACAGGCCTGTCCCTGGtgcaataaattatttaattctaAGCATTATTGAAAACAGCCATCTCGTAGGTATGCCACCTTGCACTTTtgggatcacagaattgcaggggttggaagggacctcaagtgattgagtccaacccccttgctaaAGCAAGTACAACTGGTCTAAAAGCCATCTTATTGCAGTTGTGTTAAGGTGCTGCCCGTGCCAGTGGTCAGGCAGTGCGTTTCAGTGTGCGTAAGGTTGTTCAGTTCTCCAAGGGCTCTGTAAAGCAAGAGACAATGGGGGCCTTATGAATAAAACTTAACACTGTAATTCCAGCGTGTCTTTTCAGCCCAACCTCAGGTACAAATGAGTGCTAGTGGTCTCCTGATAAACTATCTTCTTTGTccctcacttttctttttctaacagAGAAAATTGCAACCTCTTGTTTTTCGGACCTTCCCGTTGCTTTCTCTCCACACACAACTCTTTTCAGGAAAGCTGATTGATCATTTGCCTTTGCAGCAGGAATAGTCTGTTATTTGGTGTTGCTGTGGTGCCTGCTGGAAGATCTGGGCTTCAGCCTTTAGCACAGGACAGGCGGTGTTGATTTGTATTGCTGTAGGTACTGAATGAGGGTGCTTACCTTCTAAATAATACAGATTCATGGGCAAATGCTAGTAGTGAGTATCTTGGGTATTTATTTAACCACCTAGATACATGCATGGAGCCTGTCCTTTGGCTTTCTTGCAATGTCTGAACACCCTTGAACTATTTGACATTCAGCTGCCTTACAATGGAAGTCCTGTATAGTATCTGCTGTGGTTTGAATTGcgtctttgttttctttgtgaattaGAGGCAGACTCCAACTGCCATAGCTCTTGCTGAGGCAGATGACAGTGATGAACATGAGTTACCCTGGTGCTGCATCTGCAATGAAGATGCAACTTTGCGATGCCATGGTTGCAGTGGGGACCTCTACTGCCAGCGCTGTTTTCGGTAAGTCTTCCAGCTCCTCTCATCTGAGGGACAGGCCATAGGTAAGCTTAgctgcttttgttcttcctcttgggcagaagaacagaagacagGTGGGAAGATTTGAGGAACTTGGGTCTGAACTGAATGGTAGTGTTTAATGGAAATACTTTTCGTTACCAGTAATTACCCCAGGCTTCAGGGACTAAACTGGTCCTGGACAGAAACATTCTGTCTGTAGTGCTTTAGTACGTGTTAGGGCGCTTTGTTCCAACTGTTATCTGGAACAGTTGATGTGTGTGGGATAAGAGAGACCATTGTTCAGCACTTCTTATGgttggtgtttttgttgtttt is a genomic window containing:
- the ZFYVE19 gene encoding abscission/NoCut checkpoint regulator; this translates as MEGRCYGCACKFSLFKKECGCRSCGRAFCSGCLSCSAPVPRCGSAPQKVCKQCYGKLTGQESQSTSAKWSPPENYKKRVAAFEAKQKQLKGQQKADAKLLIQDGSKYRGLSKEDRAIAERLEKLREERKPKSIPSQAEIEARLAALKEDYHGPIPSAQEMEDRLAVLQGRDPPSQAPRPVHQPPDTRSLSQQTDDLLTQLAEEVSIDEHDSPGVQPQAVSGRNLNDLSRESEDCVSHANLDPRQLEEEKNKLLAEAAAELREENTRQEKILQVAKRLAVLRGQDPEKVTLETYKFPDSDEELNEEEAIQRVLKQLTEEAALDEASGFNILPDQTTQPGFSQQNLHKKTKQGRQTPTAIALAEADDSDEHELPWCCICNEDATLRCHGCSGDLYCQRCFREGHDEFDMKDHHTSRYHLPCK